A single region of the Streptomyces sp. NBC_01803 genome encodes:
- a CDS encoding multicopper oxidase family protein, giving the protein MTDIIDHTAVEGPETGEESSSPESGATVQEALVDQVGGLTPFLDALRIPPTLRPGREQMEIALRSTWVRLHSEMAPTHVWTYEGYFPGPTIEVRRGQRIRVAWTNLIDGPYPAAAGVAPLVDGGLPASAVPGRGTDFTETKEVADLPAWIVTHLHGAVTGGGNDGWTENGVPRGDAQLSEYPNDQPATALWYHDHVLNVTRWTVFAGLAGMYLVRDEEEEALNLPSGKHEIPLVLADRNFELGGDGQPTGELLYKVPSLPFPDPESGESITIPFTGPYTLVNGVVWPHLEVEPRWYRFRLLNGASARTFDLVLLDETGQPVRGAIKQIGSDGGLLPRAVPVDFDAALPRLSVAPAERMDLLIDFRALRGKTLRLVNVGPNVAPGDADPVGNVPFPQVMEFRVGAKAVPDRFVLPGVVSSSFRRLAHDTPHGHRLVVLTPPGTTGGRGHQEMWEMAEVPEGSVEVPSNGVIQVTDGGGRTRTYRRIARTFDDALNFKIAHGAYEQWSFLNLGGPPHPMHIHLTTFQLMGRDAYQVTGFDPVLGGTREPIAFDPGVAIPLAPNERGGKDVVQVPAGQMVRVMGQFAGAHGRFMYHCHLLEHEDMGMMRPFVVMPREVLKFDHNPGHGGH; this is encoded by the coding sequence GTGACCGACATCATCGACCACACGGCTGTCGAAGGACCGGAAACCGGCGAGGAGAGCAGCTCGCCGGAGAGCGGGGCGACCGTTCAGGAAGCGTTAGTGGACCAGGTGGGCGGACTCACCCCGTTCCTGGACGCGCTGCGGATTCCGCCGACGCTGCGCCCCGGGCGCGAGCAGATGGAGATCGCGCTGCGATCGACCTGGGTGCGGCTCCACTCGGAAATGGCGCCGACCCATGTCTGGACGTACGAGGGGTACTTCCCCGGGCCGACCATCGAGGTGCGACGCGGGCAGCGGATCCGGGTCGCCTGGACCAACCTCATCGACGGCCCGTATCCCGCGGCGGCGGGGGTGGCTCCGCTGGTCGACGGCGGGCTGCCGGCCAGCGCCGTGCCCGGCCGGGGCACCGACTTCACGGAGACGAAGGAGGTCGCCGACCTCCCGGCCTGGATCGTCACCCACCTGCACGGCGCGGTCACGGGCGGGGGCAACGACGGCTGGACGGAGAACGGGGTCCCGCGCGGCGACGCGCAGCTGTCGGAGTATCCGAACGACCAGCCCGCCACGGCCCTTTGGTACCACGACCACGTGCTGAACGTGACACGCTGGACCGTCTTCGCGGGGCTGGCCGGCATGTACCTGGTCCGGGACGAGGAGGAAGAGGCACTGAACCTGCCGAGCGGGAAGCACGAGATCCCGCTGGTGCTGGCCGACCGCAACTTCGAGTTGGGCGGCGACGGACAGCCCACCGGCGAGCTGCTCTACAAGGTGCCGAGCCTGCCCTTCCCGGACCCGGAGTCGGGCGAGAGCATCACCATTCCCTTCACCGGCCCCTACACGCTGGTCAACGGCGTGGTGTGGCCGCATCTGGAGGTCGAGCCGCGCTGGTACCGGTTCCGGCTGCTGAACGGCGCGAGCGCGCGGACGTTCGACCTCGTGCTGCTCGACGAGACGGGGCAGCCGGTGCGGGGCGCGATCAAGCAGATCGGCTCCGACGGCGGGCTGTTGCCCCGCGCGGTCCCGGTGGACTTCGACGCCGCCCTCCCCCGGTTGAGCGTGGCGCCGGCCGAACGCATGGATCTGCTCATCGACTTCAGGGCGCTGCGCGGCAAGACGCTGCGGCTGGTGAACGTCGGCCCGAACGTCGCGCCCGGCGACGCGGACCCGGTGGGCAACGTGCCCTTCCCGCAAGTCATGGAGTTCCGGGTGGGGGCCAAGGCGGTGCCGGACCGGTTCGTGCTGCCCGGTGTCGTCTCCTCCTCCTTCCGTCGGCTGGCCCACGACACGCCGCACGGACACCGGCTCGTCGTGCTCACGCCGCCCGGCACCACGGGCGGCCGGGGGCACCAGGAGATGTGGGAGATGGCGGAGGTCCCCGAGGGCTCGGTCGAGGTGCCGTCCAACGGCGTGATCCAGGTGACGGACGGGGGCGGCCGGACGCGGACCTACCGCCGGATAGCCCGGACGTTCGACGACGCGCTCAACTTCAAGATCGCGCATGGCGCTTACGAGCAGTGGAGCTTCCTGAACCTGGGCGGTCCGCCGCACCCGATGCACATCCACCTGACCACGTTCCAGCTCATGGGGCGCGACGCCTACCAGGTGACCGGGTTCGATCCCGTGCTGGGCGGCACGCGCGAGCCGATCGCGTTCGACCCGGGTGTCGCGATCCCGCTCGCGCCGAACGAGCGCGGCGGGAAGGATGTCGTGCAGGTCCCGGCCGGGCAGATGGTGCGGGTCATGGGCCAGTTCGCGGGGGCGCACGGGCGGTTCATGTACCACTGCCACCTGTTGGAGCACGAGGACATGGGCATGATGCGACCGTTCGTCGTCATGCCGCGTGAGGTCCTGAAGTTCGACCACAATCCGGGGCACGGCGGGCACTGA
- a CDS encoding MarR family winged helix-turn-helix transcriptional regulator, giving the protein MEKVEVRRDFERRESLGYQVNHLARLLAQALRARIEPHGIVPGQFAQLLALYEEDGLTQQELCARVRVDQSTMAHTLKRMERDGLIHRAPDPDDRRRAIITLSDRAWEVRPALVRAALEVNATATEGLGDSEVAALMDVVARLIRNLEA; this is encoded by the coding sequence GTGGAGAAGGTGGAAGTCCGACGGGACTTCGAGCGGCGGGAGTCGCTCGGGTATCAGGTCAACCACCTCGCGAGGCTGCTCGCCCAGGCGCTGCGGGCCCGGATCGAGCCGCACGGGATCGTGCCGGGGCAGTTCGCGCAGCTTCTCGCTCTGTATGAGGAAGACGGGCTCACCCAGCAGGAGTTGTGCGCGCGGGTGCGCGTCGACCAGTCGACCATGGCACACACGCTCAAGCGCATGGAGCGCGACGGCCTGATCCATCGCGCACCCGATCCGGACGACCGGCGGCGGGCCATCATCACGCTCTCGGACCGGGCCTGGGAGGTGCGGCCGGCGCTGGTGCGGGCCGCGCTGGAGGTGAACGCCACCGCCACCGAGGGGCTCGGCGACAGCGAGGTGGCGGCGCTCATGGACGTCGTCGCCCGGCTGATCCGGAATCTTGAGGCGTAG
- a CDS encoding SelT/SelW/SelH family protein: protein MTVKHEVRIEYCTQCRWLPRAAWLAQELLSTFETDLTEVALVPGTGGVFAVRVDGETVWDRKTQGFPEPTAVKRLVRDRVAPGRSLGHADAP, encoded by the coding sequence ATGACCGTGAAGCACGAAGTCCGGATCGAGTACTGCACCCAGTGCCGCTGGCTGCCGAGGGCGGCCTGGCTGGCGCAGGAGTTGCTGAGCACCTTCGAGACCGACCTCACCGAGGTCGCCCTCGTCCCCGGCACCGGCGGTGTCTTCGCGGTCCGCGTCGACGGGGAGACCGTATGGGACCGCAAGACGCAGGGCTTCCCCGAACCCACGGCGGTCAAGCGCCTGGTCCGCGACCGCGTCGCCCCCGGCCGCTCCCTCGGCCACGCGGACGCGCCCTGA
- a CDS encoding polysialyltransferase family glycosyltransferase: MTQIFLATTQYGAATLAAAIRSGLFGAPRAHRRLLVVGNTARIPELTVPLDRITGFEAIAGEFDALHSWNAIIAPHHPADWSPRPEDAGMWEQMLRSAWELGEKPVAIACESIQVNPSRAFATIFADAPIDIYADGLMSYGPTRDTLPPAVSGRIRRLLHPVLVPGLRPLLLSEYDVEPVAIPGDSFRRVLTAIGEAGTAAVDRALPPGPPPTAILLGQYLSALGLITEAEEEDLHARMLRGATARGHTSVLFKPHPTAPARIADTLERTADELGVHLTVLETPLLAETLFAHLRPRLVVGCFSTALMTASALFGIPTARVGTELLLERVAPYENSNRVPLTIVDALLPDLELPGTTAPPPEFTSLIRTVGYCMQPTRYPALRPEATAWLRSHLAENHRYFKRRRLTALDLPGGAPLKAPSLRRNRAIRKAVRTARVLHRMTKFRTP, translated from the coding sequence ATGACGCAGATCTTCCTCGCGACCACCCAGTACGGCGCCGCCACCCTGGCCGCCGCGATCCGTTCCGGACTTTTCGGCGCCCCCCGCGCCCACCGCCGCCTGCTGGTGGTCGGCAACACCGCCCGCATCCCCGAACTGACCGTGCCCCTGGACCGGATCACCGGATTCGAGGCGATAGCCGGCGAGTTCGACGCGCTCCACTCCTGGAACGCGATCATCGCCCCCCATCACCCCGCCGACTGGTCACCGCGCCCCGAGGACGCCGGGATGTGGGAACAGATGCTGCGCTCCGCCTGGGAATTGGGCGAGAAGCCGGTCGCCATCGCCTGCGAGTCCATCCAGGTCAACCCGTCCCGCGCGTTCGCCACGATCTTCGCCGACGCCCCGATCGACATCTACGCCGACGGCCTGATGAGCTACGGGCCGACCCGCGACACGCTTCCGCCCGCCGTGAGCGGCCGGATCCGCCGGCTCCTCCACCCCGTCCTGGTGCCCGGACTGCGCCCGCTGCTGCTGAGCGAGTACGACGTCGAGCCGGTCGCCATCCCCGGCGACTCCTTCCGGCGCGTGCTGACCGCGATCGGCGAGGCCGGCACCGCCGCCGTCGACCGGGCCCTGCCCCCCGGCCCGCCGCCCACCGCGATCCTCCTCGGCCAGTACCTCTCCGCGCTCGGCCTCATCACCGAGGCGGAGGAGGAGGACCTGCACGCGCGCATGCTGCGCGGCGCCACCGCCCGCGGCCACACATCGGTCCTGTTCAAACCGCACCCCACGGCCCCCGCCCGGATCGCGGACACCCTGGAACGGACGGCGGACGAACTCGGCGTCCACCTGACCGTCCTGGAGACCCCGCTCCTCGCCGAGACCCTCTTCGCCCACCTGCGCCCCCGCCTGGTCGTCGGCTGCTTCTCCACGGCCCTGATGACCGCGTCCGCCCTGTTCGGCATCCCGACGGCCCGCGTCGGCACCGAACTGCTCCTTGAGCGCGTCGCCCCCTACGAGAACAGCAACCGCGTCCCCCTGACGATCGTCGACGCCCTCCTCCCCGACCTGGAACTCCCCGGCACCACCGCGCCCCCGCCGGAATTCACCTCCCTGATCCGGACGGTGGGCTACTGCATGCAGCCCACGCGCTATCCGGCCCTCCGCCCCGAGGCCACCGCCTGGCTGCGATCCCATCTCGCCGAGAACCACCGCTACTTCAAACGACGCCGCCTCACCGCCCTCGACCTGCCCGGCGGCGCCCCCCTCAAGGCCCCCTCCCTCCGCCGCAACCGCGCGATCCGAAAGGCGGTCCGGACCGCCCGTGTTCTCCACCGGATGACGAAATTCCGAACGCCATAG
- a CDS encoding SGNH hydrolase domain-containing protein translates to MGHHWVCGKLSGLALVADHGPPSVASRPTHGWGSAGRDGGAGAGAGGGGGGGRRGRRGLDRGAGDRSPALAVHGGGQGRDGGGGGGGGGGGGGGRRGRRGLDRGAGDRSPAWLCTAAGECPVVVGNTFVYRDDNHVSAAYAEAVAPVLGDRISGLLAPGIVNSRPGDG, encoded by the coding sequence ATGGGTCACCACTGGGTGTGCGGGAAACTCTCCGGGCTCGCCCTTGTAGCTGACCACGGCCCGCCGTCCGTCGCCAGCCGGCCGACCCACGGGTGGGGGTCGGCGGGGCGCGATGGTGGTGCCGGTGCCGGTGCCGGTGGCGGCGGTGGCGGTGGCCGACGGGGGCGCCGCGGGCTCGACCGGGGTGCCGGTGATCGATCCCCTGCCCTGGCCGTGCACGGCGGGGGGCAGGGGCGCGATGGTGGTGGCGGCGGTGGCGGTGGCGGTGGCGGTGGCGGTGGCCGACGGGGGCGCCGCGGGCTCGACCGGGGTGCTGGTGATCGATCCCCTGCCTGGCTGTGCACGGCGGCGGGCGAATGTCCCGTGGTCGTGGGGAACACCTTCGTCTACCGCGACGACAACCATGTGAGCGCGGCGTACGCGGAGGCCGTCGCGCCCGTGCTGGGTGACCGGATCTCCGGGCTCCTCGCCCCGGGGATCGTGAACTCCCGCCCTGGGGACGGTTGA
- a CDS encoding response regulator transcription factor has translation MIPAPPCRRPSCPHVRLPLQPTNLCASGRVDHPGRAEERGRRIAGLLRLIGRGLSSAEIAARLVVGGETVKTRVSRLPRELEVRDRAQAVVTAYGSGPAVPRRIS, from the coding sequence GTGATCCCGGCCCCGCCCTGCCGACGCCCGTCCTGCCCCCATGTGCGGCTTCCGCTTCAACCGACAAACCTGTGTGCATCGGGTCGCGTTGATCACCCAGGCAGGGCCGAGGAACGGGGCCGGCGGATCGCGGGACTGCTGCGCCTGATCGGGCGGGGCCTGTCCAGCGCCGAGATCGCCGCCCGCCTCGTCGTCGGCGGGGAGACGGTCAAGACCCGTGTGAGCAGGCTGCCGCGCGAACTGGAGGTGCGCGACCGCGCCCAGGCTGTGGTGACGGCTTATGGATCCGGGCCCGCCGTTCCGCGCCGGATATCCTGA
- a CDS encoding GDSL-type esterase/lipase family protein produces the protein MDTKHHWIATPVTEDFLRGALALERTERGVLPHRLPAWARAQCPDWQLAMAESQPSGVRLVFRTRATAVELDTLPTKRVYVGVPPRPDGVYDLLVDGHLTGQAGVTGGNTLVIDMTTGTAEHQPGPVGTLRFTGLPDRVKDVEVWLPHNETTELVELRTNAPVEPTPAGGRRVWLHHGSSISHGSNAASPTHTWPALAGALGGVELINLGLGGSALLDPFTARTLRDTPADLISVKLGINLVNADLMRLRAFTPAVHGFLDTIREGHPATPLLVVSPLLCPIHEDTPGPSAPDLGSLSAGELTFRAAGDPAERAAGKLTLSLIRDELARVVKQRAADDPNLHYLDGRDLYGEADFAELPLPDQLHPDAAAHRRIGERFAALAFAPGGPFTTASA, from the coding sequence ATGGACACCAAGCACCACTGGATCGCCACACCCGTCACCGAGGACTTCCTGCGCGGTGCCCTCGCACTGGAGCGCACCGAGCGCGGTGTGCTGCCGCATCGGCTGCCCGCGTGGGCCCGCGCCCAGTGCCCGGACTGGCAGCTGGCCATGGCGGAGTCCCAGCCGTCGGGCGTGCGGCTGGTCTTCCGCACCCGGGCCACCGCTGTCGAACTGGACACGCTGCCCACCAAACGGGTCTACGTGGGTGTCCCGCCGCGCCCGGACGGCGTGTACGACCTGCTCGTCGACGGCCACCTGACCGGCCAGGCCGGCGTGACGGGCGGCAACACCCTGGTCATCGACATGACCACCGGGACCGCCGAGCATCAGCCGGGACCGGTCGGCACCCTCCGATTCACCGGCCTGCCCGACCGTGTCAAGGACGTTGAGGTCTGGCTGCCGCACAACGAGACCACCGAGCTCGTCGAACTGCGCACCAACGCCCCCGTCGAGCCCACACCGGCTGGGGGCCGCAGGGTGTGGCTGCACCACGGCAGTTCGATCAGCCACGGCTCCAACGCGGCAAGCCCCACACACACGTGGCCCGCGCTGGCCGGCGCCCTCGGAGGCGTGGAGCTGATCAACCTGGGCCTGGGCGGCAGCGCCCTGCTCGACCCCTTCACCGCCCGCACCCTGCGTGACACCCCGGCGGACCTGATCAGCGTCAAGCTCGGCATCAACCTCGTCAACGCCGACCTGATGCGCCTGCGAGCCTTCACACCGGCCGTGCACGGCTTTCTCGACACCATCCGCGAGGGACACCCCGCCACGCCGCTCCTGGTCGTCTCACCCCTCCTGTGCCCCATCCATGAGGACACCCCCGGCCCCAGCGCCCCGGATCTCGGCAGCCTCAGCGCGGGCGAGCTCACGTTCCGCGCGGCGGGCGATCCCGCGGAACGGGCCGCCGGGAAGCTGACCCTCAGCCTCATCCGGGACGAGCTGGCACGCGTCGTGAAGCAGCGGGCGGCGGACGACCCGAACCTGCACTACCTCGACGGTCGCGACCTCTACGGAGAGGCGGACTTCGCCGAGCTGCCGCTGCCCGACCAGCTCCACCCGGACGCCGCCGCCCACCGCCGCATCGGCGAACGATTCGCCGCCCTGGCCTTCGCTCCCGGCGGCCCGTTCACTACCGCGTCCGCCTGA
- a CDS encoding glycosyltransferase family 2 protein, whose translation MATQLSLSVIILCCNVRPFLADAVTSLANNARDDFEFLFVDDASTDGTAEALRASAHRLGKRATVLRQEDNEGPASARNRGLDEAGGRYITFLDGDDWLGRGYLPKLLDVIQRHDVDFVRTDHVRVTGLRRKLWRAPAARRNVPLSPRESILPVHRATMVDYPYSWAGVYHRRLLDRGLLRFPDGLHTAEDRPWIWNLHRRADSYLVPSLYGVFYRRGITTSLTQVGDMRQLDFLRAFDQVLAELEHDHEADLLRPKAIRNYCAVILHHLANTQRLERSVKRSLKELSAQALRRIPHEHLNAVLAGMNADRAHTLRRLHGGRRSVIG comes from the coding sequence ATGGCTACACAACTGTCGCTTTCCGTCATCATCCTCTGCTGCAACGTCCGCCCCTTCCTGGCCGACGCGGTGACCAGCCTGGCCAACAACGCGCGGGACGACTTCGAATTCCTCTTCGTCGACGACGCCTCCACGGACGGCACCGCCGAAGCCCTCCGCGCCTCGGCGCACCGGCTCGGCAAGCGCGCGACGGTGCTCCGGCAGGAGGACAACGAGGGCCCCGCCTCGGCCCGGAACAGGGGGCTCGACGAGGCCGGCGGGCGCTACATCACCTTCCTCGACGGGGACGACTGGCTGGGCCGCGGCTACCTGCCGAAGCTGCTCGACGTCATCCAGCGCCACGACGTGGACTTCGTGCGCACCGACCACGTGCGGGTCACCGGCCTGCGGCGGAAGCTCTGGCGTGCCCCGGCCGCGCGGCGCAACGTTCCGCTCAGCCCGCGCGAGTCCATCCTCCCCGTGCACAGAGCCACCATGGTGGACTACCCCTACTCCTGGGCGGGCGTCTACCACCGCCGACTGCTCGACCGCGGCCTGCTGCGTTTCCCCGACGGGCTGCACACCGCCGAGGACCGCCCCTGGATCTGGAACCTGCACCGGCGCGCCGACTCCTACCTGGTCCCCAGCCTCTACGGCGTCTTCTACCGCCGCGGCATCACCACCTCCCTCACCCAGGTGGGCGATATGCGGCAGCTCGACTTCCTCCGGGCCTTCGACCAGGTCCTGGCCGAGCTGGAGCACGACCACGAGGCCGACCTGCTGCGCCCCAAGGCCATCCGTAACTACTGCGCCGTGATCCTCCACCACCTGGCGAACACCCAGCGGCTGGAGCGGTCCGTGAAGCGCAGCCTCAAAGAGCTCAGCGCCCAGGCACTGCGCCGCATCCCCCACGAACACCTCAACGCCGTTCTCGCCGGCATGAACGCGGACCGGGCCCACACCCTGCGCAGGCTGCACGGCGGCAGGCGGAGCGTCATCGGATGA
- a CDS encoding Pycsar system effector family protein, protein MATTPSGPPRDDAQDRVRGAIAILQGDLARSDSQASLLLALTGAALAALVSAVASLDLSAPAVVAGALSAVALLTAIAILLIAVRPDLSGTGWTTWPGLSDEQLHDRLATGHLVEHARHMATLAVRKFRRIRAAVDCMLVGLALLALTSFLAVTD, encoded by the coding sequence ATGGCCACCACTCCGTCCGGCCCCCCGCGGGACGATGCCCAGGACCGTGTACGCGGTGCCATCGCGATCCTCCAGGGCGATCTGGCCCGTTCGGACAGCCAGGCCAGCCTGCTGCTGGCCCTGACCGGGGCCGCGCTCGCGGCGCTGGTCTCGGCGGTCGCGAGCCTCGACCTGTCCGCTCCCGCCGTCGTCGCCGGAGCCCTCAGCGCCGTCGCGCTGCTGACCGCGATCGCGATCCTCCTGATCGCGGTGCGCCCGGATCTCAGCGGCACCGGCTGGACGACCTGGCCCGGGCTGAGCGACGAGCAACTGCACGACCGGCTGGCGACGGGCCATCTGGTGGAGCACGCACGGCACATGGCCACGCTGGCGGTGCGGAAGTTCCGCCGCATCCGCGCGGCGGTCGACTGCATGCTCGTCGGGCTCGCGCTGCTCGCCCTCACCTCGTTCCTCGCCGTGACGGACTGA